tgtgtgtgtgtgtgtgtgtgtgtgtgtgttgattgttCGAAAGCaaagacagagggtttttcttcctttcctcccccccctcctaattgtGATGGCGGCCGGGGAGAGGTTAGCCGGGCGGCCCTGTTGGAGGTGTTTAAGCCGGCCTCTAATTGGAGAGGAACACCAGGGGAAGGCTCCCCGGCCCGGGGCGGTCTGCCGGCCTCGGAGGGGTGGAGGCGTGACGTCCGCGGGTGTAATTACGCACTCAGGTTCCCAATCTTCCCTGAGCTTCTGCACGTAACCGTGTCTTCCAGGAAAAGATCTGCGTTCTCACACTGTCctgagaggatggggggggggggggaggaggtggaagaaagggagggggtgggagggatggggagaagggagggagggagggggtgattGGAGTGAGCGAGAGGTAGGGAGgtttggagggagggggagggagggaggggggagtaagagggggagagagagatggaagagggcgagggaggtagggaggtttggagggagggggagagatggggagggagggaggggggagagtagagagggaggggggatgaaggAGAGGGGCGTGGGACAGAGTGGAGTTGACATACAAAGGTCAGTggaagagtggggggggggagggaaaaaGTGGTGtagaagaaagaaagggagagtagaatgggggaggggggggggtggtggtgttggaagagggagagagtggaaagagagagggggggagagtatGAGAGGTTGCCAAGGTTTGAAACAGGCCAGTGTGGGATGTGCAGTCGTCAGGCTCTCTCCCCGTAAGGCTGTGTCTCAACATCTTTCCACCGTCGCTCCACAGAAGCCTAACACAGCTGGCCTCCACGGGCCGCACGCctttccacacacgcacacacacacacacacacacacacacacacacacacacacacacacacaccacacaaaccacTGCAGCTTCTGCACAAAGTTTGAACTTTCCATGCATAGCTGTATGGAACTTGCATATTTCGAATTATCGATTTTAAATATCTGCCTTCATTTATTCGAttctttctattttatttatttgttatgtttatttgagatgcatacaatatatatttttatggaAATGTGAAGtgtgaaagtaaaaaaaaaaaagaaatcgttTTTTTCAGTGAGCATAATGCCAAGTCATCTAGTGGGGCTAATCATCCTGTTCTCTGGGTGTGTGGAACCGCTCCCAGGCAAAGGGACAGTTCTCCTGTTTCTTCCCTTACGGGCAACAAGGAAAAGTGTTAAATTAATCAAACAGAGGTACACTTTTTGCGTTAGGATTATTTGAAATCCATCATGAAAAAACGACCGGGCAGAGCGTGCCCGATAAGTTCTCCAAGCTCTACGCTGGCGTGGGCACTGGGGTGAACCTGGAAATGTTTTAATCCTAACGTAAACTAATCCAGCGTCGCAGCAATAGACTAGAACCGTGCAAGACTAAATATGGTGTCTGCAGTGACGTCACGTCCGCTCCCCTGAGACCCTGCGGCCGACGACGCTCACCGCCAGTGCTGCGTTCCGCTGGTGCGGGTGTTTTTCTTGTCATAAGTGAGCTGGTGTAATTGTGTGAATAATTGCAGCCACTGGGGTATACTGCGGCTGATTAAAGGGGCCAGGCCCCTCCGGGGCCCCGCGTGGGACTCGGGACATGAAGAAATGCGCGAATGGCGTGATGAATCTTGTTTTTCTCCGTGTTTATACAAGGGCGCAATTAGAATCTCCCCGGCAACGCTCGGGCCAAGTTTAACACATGcccgcacgcaagcacacacgcacacacttagaCACCCCAAGGCTGTTCTTCGAGAGAATAGTGCAGGAAAGTTCATCGATGACTGACTGCTTGGGTTGCGGTTTTGGATTTCTCGGATGTGTTTTGGAGTTtcgtttcgtttttttaattctctctctttctctttctctctctttctctttctctctctctctcccccccactccctccctccctcccaccccctccccactccaccCAGGCTCTGCACAGCCTCGCCTGACCGAAAGCTACGACTGTTGTCGTCTGACCTCAAGGACCGGCACGAGATCAAGGTATGACCGCCGACATCTGGAGCCCATTGGCCGGCCGCGCGCATCAGGGCTCCTCGTCAACCGGAGCACCGCCGTAGCACCCAGCGATCAGGAGAACGTCAGATTCAACTCTACCGTCACTGTGCAGAGTGCAGGGACAACGAAATGTGGTCGGAGATCTAAACAGTAGTGCGAAATACCGGTTAAGGTGTGGTTTGAGCGTGATTGGCTTATAGTGCAGTACGAGTACAGTATAGTTAAATAATAGGTGGTGCCGGAGTGGTGAATACAAAAGATGCTCGTTTGAGGCCGTTTAATGCAGCTGTGTTGATAATGTGCCACACGCAGTCGGGTCACAAGGTTTTTGTAGATATGTCCGTAGTCACtgttctaatgtgtgtgtgcgtgtgttgtgcgtgtgttgtgcgtgtgttgtgcgtgtgttgtgcgtgtgttgtgcgtgtgttgtgcgtgtgttgtgcgtgtgtgtaggagttGGAGGGTCACAGCAGCTACATCAATCAGGTGGTGTTTGAGCCCACGGAGGGGAAACAGATCGCCTCCGTCAGCGATGATCACACCtgcaggtcagtgtgtgtgtgtgtgtgtgtgtgtgtcttgtatcATTGCATCACATCCTGCTGTGTGTTTTCCACATTGATTCCCGTCGAGCAGAATGCGATCGCTCACAATCACAGCCACGAAGGTTTATTTGTTGCTGCTAATCGGTTAATTACCGAAATCCAATTAGACAAATCAGAGAGGTTTCCTCCttccaggaggggggggggggggctctgttaACGAGCTCCCCAAATGGGAAGGGTTTTCAGGGAGACGTGTTTCAGTTACTAGGGGTCAGTTCTGGGTCAGCTCTCTGGACTCcatcggaacacacacacacacacacacacacacacacacacacacacacacacacacacacacatgaccgcTAGACGCTGGTCATCGCGGCGGGGCCAGCCGTGCGCGGCGGGTTCCTCTGAACCCCGGCCGGCGGGGCCCCCGCGGGGAATCAATCCTCGTCCCgctgaaagaaagaagaaaccCCAAACAGAACCGGGGCCCCTGGCTCTGGTACCGGGCCCTCGGCGAGGCCGTGGTCCCGGGCTCTCCCCTGGGCCAGAGAAAACAGACTGCGCTCCGTCTGCTGAAAGATTTAAACTCTGTCGTGTTGAGAAAATATGGGACGAGCGAGGCAGCCgcaacaggaggagagagagttaaCACGCACACCGCCGGCCCACCCAATCGGAGACCCCTGACGcaagagggagggtggggggggggggggcccgacgACCGCTActctcacactgtgtgtgtgtgtgtgtgtgtgtgtgtgtgtgtgtgtgtgtgtgtgtgtgtgtgtgtgtgtgtgtgtgtgtgtgtgtgtgtgtgtgtgtgtgtgtgtgtgtgtgtgtgtgtgtgtgtggagttgaCCGAGTTCGAACTCGTCTTCCCTCCAGCATCACGCGGGTGTAATGCTGTGTGTCCACCTGCTGTATACAGTAACTCCCCGTGTTTAGAATCTCTTTAATGCTTTGCGGTGGGTACGGATGTTGACACAGCGCTGTTACGCCGGACCAGTGCAGTCACTGCGTCGCTCTGCGCTCTAATCTCCGCATGGGATGGGGTTCATCTTTAGACGCACGCACGGCCAGCGAGCAGCTGGCGCTCTTGAGTTCATCTGTGGCGCAGGGTTCGACTTTAAGATTATTGTTTGGGTAACGGCTCGTTGTGGCCGTGGCGACACAGTTGGGGGCAAagcccacacaaacagacacacacacacacgcagaaacagacacacacacacacacgcagaaacagacacacacacacagaaacacacacccacacagaaacagacacacacacactaacagacacacacgcagaaacagacacacacacacagaaacagacacacactacaacagacacgcacagaaacagacacacactaacggacacacacacacaccaacagacacacacacagcaacacacacacacagaaacagacacacacacaccgcacacacacacagaaacagacagatagacagacacacacacacgcacacacagaaacacacacacagaatcagacatacaccacacgcacacagcacagaaacagacacacacacacacggaatcagacatacaccacacacacacacagaaacacgcatatacagacacacacatccgtacacacagacagacagacagacacgcacagacagacgcacacgcacgcatacgcacatccatccaggcaagcacacacacaaaccgaaacCGGACCCGGGCCCTGCGGGGCGGTGGCGAGGTCCGGTGTTATTCGGGCGCTgcagctccctccctccctccctccctccctcccgggaGACGCTGTGATTATTGACTCGGCTCTATACAGTAACTCCCATCGCTCCGCCCCTTCCCGCCCTCGCCGGGGAAAGCacaatgggggggagggggtgggggtgggggggtagacGAACCGTAACACCACCGCGGGTCGCCCCCCCGTCCCGTCGACAAAGTGCAGCCCCTCGCagacccccttcccccctccccccctccccccgccgttGGACCTGGACGCCGCTCCGACGGCACGCAACGAGCGGCGTTCCCGCGCGCCGTGGGTGGGgcggtagggtggggggggcagccgCTGTCCGCCAACCcgcgcatccccccccccccgctcacccCGCTCTGCAGAGGTCATGTTTTGCCGGGGCGTCGCCACCcctctggggaggaggggcgctGCGGTCGGGCCGCTGCGGTCGGGCCGCTGCGGTCGGGCCGCGGCGGTCGGGCCGCGGCGGTCGGGCCGCGGCGGTCGGGCCGCGGCGGTCGGGCCGCGGCGGTCGGGCCGCGGCGGTCGGGCCGCGGCGGTCGGGCCGCGGCGGTCGGGCCGCGGCCTGGCGCCCGGCCCGGTAGCGTGCAACCCGGCTGGAGCGAGCggtcctgctgctggtggtcccgggccgtgtgtgtgtgtgtgtgtgtgcatgcgtgtgttcatctgtgtgtgtgtgtatctatctatcggtatgtgtgtgtgtgtgtgtgcgtgtgcgctctTCCCCGCGAGgggaagagaaggaaggagagagagggagagaggggttccTCTGGCCAGAAGGAGCTTTCGTTCCCACAAGAGGAGGCCGAGGTCGTAAGGTTTAGTGTTTACTGAGGTTCCACggcggggggcgagggggcgggggggcgggggggcgggttAGCACCGAGGACAGCGGCCCCAACGCCGCACTTGACATCTGCGTGGCCTCCGCCGAATCGGAATCGTCTGGGCTCTTTCAAGCGAaatctgcaggtgtgtgtgtgtgtgtgtgtgtgtgtgtgtgtgtgtgtgtgtgtgtgtgtgtgtgtgtgtgtgtgtgtgtgtgtgtgtgtgtgtgtgtgtgtgtgtgtgtgtgtgtgtgtgtgtgtgtgtgtgtgtgtgtgtgtgtgtgcgcgcgcgcgcgcgccccAGCGGTCCTGCCCTCTGCCGTGCTGTCCTACCTCATCCCCCGATTTGATTCGGTACACGGCGTTCTGGGAATGTTGTTGCACACTGCCCCGTGGTCGCGTGACCCAGTTATTCCAGTCCTGTTGTGCTGTTGACCAATATGTCGGGGAACGCCGGGGATAGGAGGCGGAGCAGAAAGGGGCCCAGGTTCCGGGTTTGATCCCGAATACCCAACAGTTGTATTAGCTGTCCCGAACACTGCCTGCTTTTGATCTGACttgtttgttgtgtacggggaatgggttatcctagtgattgttagtgcttggcactttgttctatgaacatccttaccagagatatattgtttcaccttcttctgacaaatgttctgATTGtgtgtcgctttggatagaagcgtctgctaaaccgttaatgttgatgtgaatgtGAAGAGAGGAAGTGTCTCCTGAAACACTAAGTAGTCAAGCTGAACTCTGAGTTCTGCtcattgaaaatgaaagaggatTGCATCCTTCTGCCCTGCTGAGGCCTGCTGCTGTATTCATGCTCTAGTGTTTCCCTCCCTTGTAATCCATTTCTATTATCGACATGTTTGTCACGTTGACACACTCATTATATTATTTGTCTATTCTTTGCTGTAATAATCCCAACGTCGGATGATTTGTTTGTTCAGAGTTTGGGACCTGGAGGGCAACGAGACCATGAGCTTCAGTCTGCGGTCTCCGGGCGTCAGTGTGTGCTGGCATCCAGAGGAGGTGTATAAGGTAAACAGAGGTTTTCTATATTCTAAAAAAGGCTTTGTACAATAGGATCTTTATGAATCTGCAGCTCCTTCACATCAACATTGTGCTAAATGTTCAACTTCACAAATAACCTCGGATACTTTGCACTATTGACTTTGAAGGCTGTTTGAATTCTCAATTTATACTTGTATAATTGTTATCACACAAGACTCTGTCTTAAGCTCCGAGCTCGGTATTCAAACTTTGACCGCAGCATTGTGGATCGTCCCCATAGCCTATTGAGGTGCACAAGTTCACTGTCATCCGTTGTTTGAGTGAAGCACGAGAGActtgttaaaggggacctattatgctttttcgacctttatgacctataaacgttgttataatgattgatagtcatgtttaatcatacacaaaaaacgatgtagattttcgggaaactcttcctctcatctgggcgctttcagccttctaTGTcgacgctcggtttcgtccttctccgcgcgcgggcagatttgactgggcatatgggggcgcggcaggagtgcctctacgtagatgatttcccggaaatgtgaacaagtgaatcgcaaacgttgtcccgagtgtttagcgctctgcacagccaccccagactgtcagcagggaattccttcgaaatgcatgtacgtcattatttgacactttagtatggttaaacatgactatcaatcatttataagtcataaaagtcgaaaaagcataataggtcccctttaaggccACCCACACCAGCGTCTGGCTCCGCCCTCTGCAGCTGATGGTGGCCGAGAAGAAGGGGACGATCCGCTTCTACGACCTGGTGGCCCAGCAGGCCATCCTGTCCCTGGACTGCGGACACTCGCCGCTCATGTCTGCAGACTGGTGCCTCGCCAACACCATCAAGGTGGGCGGGGTGGCCGGGAGCGACTGGCTGGTCTGGGACATCACTCGCTCCAGGTGATTattcttcttttttatttttctgtatttttatttgCAGGGGGGAGAGTTCTGTTGTTTTAAGCGgccgtgtccacccagatgtgcgCTGGATGGATCCGTCGACCGGCCTCCCCagcggactgtagcaaacgttttCGTAACGGCTTGTAACGtctgatcacactcacatctgGTGGTGTGATATTGGTCGCCTTTTAACGGTATGGTCCCTTGAAGAGTTTCACTGAAGCCTTGTCTTTATCCTCTTCGCAGTTATCCTCAAGAAAGAAGACCTGCCCACATGGACAAAGCAAGACTCATTAGGTAAGAACTCGCTCTACCTTCGGAGTTCctcaaattgtgtttttttttctttaatattgGCTTTGCCCAAACATGGTCGTCCTTAGTAAAGTGGTTGTCCTTCCTTCCAGGTGGTCTCGGGCCAATGAGAACCTCTTCGCCACCACCGGCTGCCCGGGGAAGTTCAGCAGCCAGCTGCTCATCCACCACCTGGGCCAACCACAGGTCGGTGCCCGTTAGATCGGAGCCATGTCTCGGCTCAGGCCTCTTCTTTTCCTGCTCAAATTTTAATTTCCTGTTGCAGCCGGTGGTGATTGGATCGGCCACGGTGGGGGCGGGGTTAAGCTGGCAcaggaccctccccctgtgtgtgaTTGGCAGCGACAGGAAGCTGCTGTTCTGGATGACGGAGATGTAGACGTGTTTGGAGGCGGGTCTTTTATTTCTAGTCctaaaaaatttaaataaactatttttgtgatattttctgtgttttgcTTTGGGCCTCAAAAAgcttattttcctttatttataTTGGTGTTCAATCATCAATCGGTACCTCACTACACTGACTCACTTTAGGGCAAAGGCAGTCATGGTTTCTGTTGAAGTTGTGCACATGTTTTATTCTTAGCCCATTTAAAAGCGTTACCAATGCCACTGTGAGTCGACATTGACGTAGTAAAAATGTGCTGCCGTCATGCTTTGATCTGAGGGTCCAACACATTGGACTCGATTGAGGTCAGAGAGAACGGTGGGAAGTGGATGGCATTTGGGAAATCTCTCTTTGAATTCCACTGACAAAATCAAACAAGATGAAAGCTCCTGCGATGGAAGAGATGTCTGTCTTTTTGGCAAGTCTTGAGTTCATTGCAACCGGTCCATAGAACCCAGGGTGGAAAGAGTGCAGAGCCGCAGCCAGAACCTCGTGGAGCCCTGTGGCAAAACAAGGACTCTTTGTGCTGTCAGGGAATATACCATGTGTCGGTGAAACTATCTCCATTACAAAGCACATTTCCACCCACTAAAGCAAGAAGGACAAATGGTCGTGAATATAAAAGGCTTCAACAGAAGTAGCGGTGTACCGCTAACATGTGTTGGCCGGGAAACCATGTTATGTTAACAACGTTAAACAATGTTTTATGCAGTCCCGGGTTTCTACTGGATGGGAGTTCTGACTGTAGCTGTGTAGCATGGATAGCTTTTACCACTTTAGAAAAAAGATTCTGTGTATTCGTTGGACGGGGCAAGCAAACCACCGTCCACAAGTTAATGCTAATGCTCTCTTGATAGTACTTCGCTGTGTTTGAACAAGTACCGTGCGGTCTGCTCTGTGTTTGTTGTAACGTTACAGAGAAGAGATTCTGGGCCCGGCACTGGAAGCAGCTGCGTGAAAGGGTAAGACATCAATGTCGAGAAGGACACGATGCACTTGGACTTTCCCACTACTGGACATTTTCCACGGTGTCTCAAAGGTGCATTAGGGATCTCTAAATGAGAGCAGACTTTCTGAGAAACATAAATATTACATAGCCTATCTTAATCGGCAGCGTCCGACTACAGCAGTGGCTATATGGTGCCATCTGGTGGTCGTTGACACCCTGCATAGATGCGGATTTCTACCTATTGACCTATCAGCTTTTGGAAACAGGGAAATTTAATTCGAAGTGCTATCATTTTAGAATGCAAACCGAGTTGAAGGTATAAGTTGGAAGAGTTGTACCTTTCTCCAACTTAATCGAGCCAATTGTGTGTAACGTTATTATGTATGGTTCGACAAGATAAACTCCAAACCATATCATAGAAGTTAAAGATCTCAAGGGAGCAATTATGCCGATTCAATTCAACCAAAAAGTTTCAAATGTACAGCGTAATACCTCTCTGTCTGACCCCATCCGCCTCCAGGGCTGAACTGGGACCAAAAAATGGCCCTGGCATTTTTGGCCATGGCAGCCCACCATGATTATTTATGCGTCATGCGGAGGCACACAACATACCAGAGGATATATCCGCATATTGTGATGTtttaacaattaaaataaagcgCAGTAGCCTACATGGAAGAGAGtaaccatgttaaaaaaaatgatacGCTCTTTCACCACACTTGCATAGACTTTTGCAGCTAGGTCAAATCTCCTCTAAAATGACTAATGCTTATAGTACAGTTTGAACCGTCTCACAATCAGCTAAAAATGCAAGAACACAACAACAGgaagaatacaaaatatatatgtattatttttttcacactaactaaaacacaacaaattatAACAACGTCAAAGTGGCACTCtaaagtatgagagagagagagagagagagagagagagagagagagagagagagagagagagagagagagaatcagttTAAGGTATAGTTAAAACAATCTTTAGGTGAACAGAGAGATAACAGCTCATTTTGTACTTACATTTCCTGAGATAAAAGGCTGCATGGACCTTGGGGCTCTAAGGGAGACAGAAAGGTGCGGCCAGATATGCTAGATTCATCTGATACTGTCTCTTCTAGAATTGAAATAAGAGCTATTTAGTAAACTCACAATGAAACAAAAAGAACAGATGTGAACTCCAGATGTGAACAGATGTGAAGGCAAACATTCACGCCAAAAAAgacgaggggggagaaagagaggccaGGTGGGTCAAGAGAACAGTGAAAATTagattgttttaaaaaatgtacattGACAGTATAGGTGTCTTTAAAGCAATGCAATAATGGATAGTTACATTCATTACAGTCACTCTGTGAAAGTAGTAGGCTTTATGACCATCCAGGTGGATGGCAGtaacaacacataacaacagtaggcctatacagcATAGTAAACTTACAAATGTGAAGAACGCCTGTGAAGTCCACACCACTGAAAGGCACATCCCTGCATGGGGGACAGGGCAGCCTTTTTCTGTCAGTTAGTGACGTGACTGATTGACAGCCGAGGCCCAAGAGGCGGGACCTCggccctctgctgtgtgtgtgataggtcCAGGGCTAGCCCAGAACCAATCATAATGAGTAACGGCCTGGGCCAAAGTTTTACTGAACTTTCAGGTTATGTTGACAGCCCGCACGACCGAGAGGGAAGGAACCTACCTCGGCCCTCGGCTGTGTGACATGGCTGGGCCGGGCTGGGCCGGGCTGGGCAGGGCCGGGCCGGgtccatgaaaaaaaaaaaaaaaagtatcaagTAAACCTCGTCGGCCCAAAAAGGCCTGCCAGCCCACGCCCGGTacgcccgatggccagtccagcCCTCTAGTGCGCAGCGCACACGATAAACCCGCCGACCTCTGCGCGCTTGGCTGGTAAAAGTGATGGACTCGATACGGTTGAACTGCGGAGGCCTTTCGCTGGGAGGCGGCGTGATGACGCTGCACCAGGGGTTTGTGGCGGGTACGGGCACGGCCGAGCTGGAGCCTGGAAACACCGTGGCTGGGGTGGTTGTCCCACGGTGACCATGGATACGTGCTGCGTTTATTTTCAGACCTCAGTGGATTTGGATGCCCGGCCGCGGTTTTTCATGGGGATTTGTGAACTTGGAGCGTGTTTGGATGTAGAACCAGATACCAAAAAGAATGAAGTGTTTGACATTGGTTTGGCGCTGGGAGCACCACGTGCGTGGGGCCTACGCGTCGTCCGCAGCACGGACGTCGAGCAGTCGATCCTTCTTTCACCTCTTCATGCCCTTTcctttgcctctctctcgctctctctctcgctctctcttgtgctctctctcgcgcgccccccccccccccccccccccccctccacaccacaACTCGGACGGGCTTGGGTGTCCTGTGACGTGAGAGGCTAAAAGCAGCGGCAGATTTATTTACCGGGCATTTCTCAAAGTTACATCGTTTTTTAatcatgaataataataaaccatCGCATGCCACCATGCCCTGACAGACACTTGTAGAGCGCGAGACGGAGGATATGCGCATTTGGTGTGACGCAAGTCAGAAAAAACCGAGGaaagggaggcggaggaggaatcGCTGCCGTCAGCAGCGCTGCCTTTCTGGCCCATCATCACGTCCGTGTCCTGGCGACCTCGCCGCGGCCTGTTCTAACGTGAGGTCCCGGCGACCCGCTGGCTCACTTGGGCCCCGTTCCTG
The nucleotide sequence above comes from Gadus chalcogrammus isolate NIFS_2021 chromosome 4, NIFS_Gcha_1.0, whole genome shotgun sequence. Encoded proteins:
- the nup37 gene encoding nucleoporin Nup37 yields the protein MQEDSRRSATYTVACEDYVHVVEFSPFDSGTNASLLAYGGNQYVVVGTCLFQEEDAEVEGVEFTVLRAFHLDVRIDSIAWSPESRLDRLPTVRLCTASPDRKLRLLSSDLKDRHEIKELEGHSSYINQVVFEPTEGKQIASVSDDHTCRVWDLEGNETMSFSLRSPGVSVCWHPEEVYKLMVAEKKGTIRFYDLVAQQAILSLDCGHSPLMSADWCLANTIKVGGVAGSDWLVWDITRSSYPQERRPAHMDKARLIRWSRANENLFATTGCPGKFSSQLLIHHLGQPQPVVIGSATVGAGLSWHRTLPLCVIGSDRKLLFWMTEM